The following coding sequences are from one Brienomyrus brachyistius isolate T26 chromosome 2, BBRACH_0.4, whole genome shotgun sequence window:
- the prkg1l gene encoding cGMP-dependent protein kinase 1 isoform X2 — protein MKVLKKRHILDTSQQGHILSERQIMMEAHSPFTVRLHRTFRDAKYLYMLLEACLGGELWTLLRDRGSFDEGTTRFYTACMAEALYFLHCRGIIYRDLKPENIILDQRGYAKLVDFGFSKKVGLGKKTWTFCGTPEYVAPEIILNKGHDVSADCWSLGILVFELLSGSPPFSGSDPMKTYNIILRGIDMVEFPKKITKSAANLIKRLCRDSPSERLGNQKNGVKDIQKHKWFEGFNWEGIRKGTLTPPIIPDVSSPLDTSNFDCFPNDTEDPPPDEESGWDAEF, from the exons ATGAAGGTCCTGAAGAAGCGCCACATCCTGGACACTAGCCAGCAGGGACACATCCTGTCTGAGAGGCAAATCATGATGGAGGCACACAGCCCCTTTACCGTCAG GCTCCATCGCACCTTCAGAGACGCTAAGTACCTTTACATGCTCTTAGAGGCCTGCCTAGGGGGAGAGCTCTGGACCCTGCTCAGAGACAG GGGCTCCTTCGATGAAGGCACCACGCGCTTCTACACCGCCTGCATGGCTGAGGCTCTGTACTTCCTGCACTGCCGGGGAATCATCTACCGCGACCTAAAGCCAGAGAACATCATCCTGGACCAGCGCGGATACGCCAAGCTG GTAGACTTTGGCTTCTCCAAGAAAGTGGGCTTAGGGAAGAAAACGTGGACTTTCTGTGGAACCCCAGAGTACGTGGCCCCCGAGATCATCCTGAACAAGGGCCACGACGTCTCCGCAGACTGCTGGTCCCTGGGCATCCTCGTCTTCGAGCTGCTGAGCGGGAG CCCCCCATTCTCGGGCTCAGACCCCATGAAGACATACAACATCATATTGCGAGGGATCGACATGGTGGAGTTCCCCAAGAAGATCACAAAGAGTGCGGCCAACCTCATCAAGAGGCTGTGCAG agacagcccttcagagagacTTGGCAATCAGAAAAATGGAGTCAAGGACATACAGAAACACAA GTGGTTTGAAGGATTCAACTGGGAAGGAATTCGGAAAGGCACATTGACCCCCCCAATCATTCCTGAT GTCAGCAGCCCCCTTGACACCAGCAATTTCGACTGCTTCCCCAATGACACGGAGGACCCACCTCCAGATGAGGAGTCAGGCTGGGATGCCGAGTTTTAA
- the acsl2 gene encoding long-chain-fatty-acid--CoA ligase 1, with the protein MQVQEWLRSLRSGSGVRMLDAEDLRSLIPSLPSLSSLSLSPSSLLGLGALASLTAYWLVTRPRPIRPPCDLHMQSTPVQGEPTCRRSALLKDDTLLDFYYEDTRTAYDMFQRGLRVSGTGPCLGYRKPGEPYQWISYNEVSERARILGSGLLAKGCQPNPQQFIGIFAQNRPEWVITELACYTFSMAVVPLYDTLGLEAMVHILNLAEISLVLCDREEKAESLLANMEKGLTPMLSRLVLFNPFSSQLVERGKQCGVEILELREVMDLGRQNLRDPVPPRPEDLAVICFTSGTTGKPKGAMITHGNIASNTSSVIKILEGSFVIQQEDVSISYLPLAHMFERMIQVSMFCHGARVGFYQGDISLLMDDIKTLKPTFFPVVPRLLNRIYDKILGSVTSPLRRAVLQYAVRRKQAELSSGVVRNNSLWDRLLFNKIQASLGGNLRFILTASAPISPTVLSFLRATLGCLIFEGYGQTECTAGCTFSMPGDWTAGHVGAPLPCAMVKLADIPDMNYYAKNREGEICIRGHSVFKGYLRDEATTAETLDSEGWLHTGDVGQWLPNGTLRIIDRKKHIFKLSQGEYIAPEKIENVYTRCVPVLQVFIHGDSLQSYLIGIVVPDPEVFTEWARERGIVGTHEELCQNPDVKKAVLEDMTAVGKEAGLKSFEQVKDLHLHPEVFSVSNGLLTPTLKSRRADIRRFFHEQISQMYSKSPI; encoded by the exons ATGCAGGTCCAGGAGTGGTTGCGCTCCCTGCGCTCCGGCTCGGGGGTGCGGATGCTGGACGCCGAGGACCTGCGGAGCCTCATTCCATCGCTGCCCTCACTCTCTTCCTTGTCCCTCTCGCCCTCCTCGCTGCTCGGCCTGGGGGCGCTGGCCTCCCTCACCGCCTATTGGCTGGTCACCCGGCCACGCCCCATCCGGCCACCATGTGACCTACACATGCAGTCCACACCTGTACAG GGGGAGCCCACATGCCGGCGCTCTGCTCTCCTCAAGGACGATACGCTGCTGGATTTCTACTACGAGGACACCAGGACGGCCTACGACATGTTCCAGAGGGGACTGAGAGTGTCCG GCACTGGGCCTTGCCtgggctacaggaagccaggggAGCCATACCAGTGGATCTCCTACAACGAG GTGTCTGAACGGGCTCGGATCCTTGGATCCGGCTTGTTGGCTAAAGGCTGCCAGCCCAATCCCCAGCAGTTCATTGGGATTTTTGCACAGAATAGGCCAGAG TGGGTCATCACAGAGCTGGCCTGCTACACCTTCTCCATGGCTGTGGTGCCCCTCTATGACACTTTAGGCCTGGAAGCCATGGTACACATCCTCAACCTGG CTGAGATCTCACTGGTGCTCTGTGACCGGGAAGAGAAGGCAGAGTCCCTGCTAGCCAACATGGAGAAGGGGTTGACGCCCATGCTTTCCCGCCTGGTGCTCTTCAATCCCTTCAGCTCCCAGCTTGTGGAGAGGGGAAAGCAGTGCGGTGTGGAGATTCTGGAGCTTAGGGAGGTCATG GACCTGGGCCGGCAGAATCTCAGAGACCCCGTG CCTCCCAGACCCGAAGACCTGGCGGTCATCTGCTTCACCAGCGGCACCACAG GGAAGCCGAAGGGAGCGATGATCACCCACGGCAACATCGCGTCAAACACCTCCTCCGTCATCAAGATCCTGGAG GGGTCATTTGTGATTCAGCAAGAGGATGTGTCCATATCCTACCTGCCCCTCGCCCACATGTTCGAGCGCATGATCCAG GTCTCGATGTTCTGCCACGGAGCCAGGGTAGGCTTCTACCAGGGGGACATCTCTCTGCTGATGGACGACATCAAGACCCTGAAGCCTACGTTCTTCCCTGTGGTCCCACGGCTGCTGAACCGCATCTACGACAAG ATTTTGGGTTCGGTGACCTCCCCCCTGAGGCGGGCGGTGCTCCAATATGCCGTccgcaggaagcaggcggagctCAGCAGTGGGGTGGTGCGTAACAACAGCCTCTGGGACCGACTGTTATTCAACAAGATCCAG GCCAGCCTGGGGGGGAATCTCCGATTCATCCTGACTGCCTCCGCCCCCATCTCTCCTACTGTGCTGTCCTTCCTGAGAGCCACACTTGGCTGTCTG ATCTTCGAGGGTTACGGGCAAACGGAGTGCACAGCTGGCTGTACTTTCTCCATGCCTGGCGACTGGACTGCAG GCCACGTTGGCGCTCCCCTTCCCTGCGCCATGGTGAAACTGGCCGACATCCCTGACATGAACTACTATGCCAAGAACAGGGAGGGAGAG ATCTGTATCCGGGGTCACAGCGTGTTCAAGGGATACCTGCGTGACGAGGCGACGACGGCCGAGACGCTGGACTCCGAGGGCTGGCTGCACACAGGCGACGTGGGACAGTGGCTGCCC AATGGGACTCTACGCATCATCGACAGGAAGAAGCACATCTTCAAGCTGTCCCAGGGCGAGTACATCGCCCCAGAGAAGATTGAGAATGTCTACACGCGCTGTGTCCCTGTCCTTCAGGTCTTCATCCATGGAGACAGTTTGCAG TCTTACCTGATCGGTATAGTCGTGCCAGACCCTGAAGTGTTCACAGAGTGGGCCCGAGAGAGGGGCATTGTGGGAACCCATGAAGAGCTCTGCCAGAATCCA GACGTGAAGAAAGCCGTTCTAGAGGACATGACAGCAGTGGGGAAGGAGGCCGGTCTCAAGTCCTTCGAGCAG GTGAAAGACCTGCACCTGCACCCAGAGGTCTTCAGCGTGAGCAACGGTCTGCTCACCCCCACCTTAAAGAGTCGCCGTGCCGATATCCGCAGGTTCTTCCATGAGCAAATCTCACAAATGTACAGCAAGTCGCCCATTTAG